A part of Clostridium novyi genomic DNA contains:
- a CDS encoding class I SAM-dependent DNA methyltransferase has protein sequence MSCYKEFAHIYDRLIYGDIDYAKWAKVIMKICENYNLSKEDYLDLACGTGNMTKELAKEFKHTWAVDMSQEMLTEAEEKMRKEKIKAKLVCQDISNLKLNKKFDLITCVLDSTNYILEVEDLKRYFSSVKDHLKEDGLFIFDINSYYKLTNILGNNIYNYDEDDVVYIWENLLEEDIVDMYITFFIKSGDMYKRFDEEHRERAYKEEFLEKLLNDVGFNVEKKLDSYESEEIKEDTERIVYILKNNRR, from the coding sequence ATGAGTTGTTATAAAGAATTTGCTCATATATATGATAGATTAATTTATGGAGACATAGATTATGCTAAGTGGGCTAAAGTTATAATGAAGATATGTGAAAATTATAATTTATCTAAAGAAGATTATCTTGACTTAGCTTGTGGCACAGGAAATATGACAAAAGAATTAGCTAAGGAATTTAAACATACATGGGCAGTAGATATGTCTCAAGAAATGCTTACAGAAGCTGAAGAAAAAATGAGAAAAGAAAAAATAAAAGCAAAACTTGTATGTCAAGATATAAGCAACCTTAAATTAAATAAAAAATTTGATTTAATAACATGTGTATTAGATTCTACTAATTATATATTAGAAGTAGAAGATTTAAAAAGATATTTTTCTTCTGTAAAAGACCATTTAAAAGAAGATGGTTTATTTATTTTTGATATAAATTCTTATTATAAGTTAACTAATATTTTAGGAAATAATATTTATAATTATGATGAAGATGATGTGGTATATATATGGGAGAATTTATTAGAAGAAGATATTGTAGATATGTATATAACTTTCTTTATTAAATCAGGAGATATGTATAAAAGATTTGATGAAGAGCATAGAGAAAGAGCATATAAGGAAGAGTTCCTTGAAAAGTTATTAAATGATGTAGGTTTTAATGTAGAAAAAAAATTAGATAGTTATGAAAGTGAAGAAATAAAAGAAGATACAGAAAGAATAGTTTACATATTAAAAAACAATAGGAGGTAA
- the hslO gene encoding Hsp33 family molecular chaperone HslO: protein MSDKLIKATAKDGQVRIIAAVTKDLVNEGVKIHNCAPTSAAALGRMLTAGTLMGSMLKSNRDVVTIKIDGGGPAKGVTVTSYADAHVKGYIGNPSADLPANSIGKLDVSGVIGKNGSLLVIRDFGLKEPYVGNVPIYTGEIGDDIAYYFTVSEQTPTAVGLGVLVDKDLSIKEAGGIIIQMMPGADEMLADLITYRLQDLGSITSFLSKGKDIYDMINFLFDDMDLKILEEIEPKYSCDCSRERIERALISIGEKDLKEIYEEGKSEEIVCHFCGEHYEFTHEQIGEILENLKK from the coding sequence ATGAGTGATAAACTTATAAAAGCAACTGCGAAAGATGGACAGGTTAGAATAATAGCAGCTGTTACTAAAGATTTAGTAAATGAAGGAGTAAAAATACATAATTGTGCACCAACATCGGCTGCTGCATTAGGAAGAATGTTAACTGCAGGAACATTGATGGGATCTATGTTAAAGTCAAATAGAGATGTTGTTACTATAAAAATTGATGGTGGTGGTCCTGCTAAAGGAGTTACAGTTACATCATATGCTGATGCCCATGTTAAAGGGTATATAGGTAATCCTTCGGCAGATTTACCTGCTAATTCTATAGGGAAACTAGATGTAAGTGGTGTTATAGGTAAAAATGGTAGCTTGTTAGTAATTAGAGATTTTGGACTTAAAGAGCCTTATGTAGGAAATGTGCCAATATATACAGGTGAAATTGGTGATGATATAGCTTATTATTTCACAGTATCTGAACAGACACCTACAGCTGTAGGGCTTGGAGTTTTAGTAGATAAAGATTTAAGTATAAAAGAAGCTGGTGGAATAATAATACAAATGATGCCAGGTGCAGATGAAATGTTAGCAGATTTAATAACATATAGATTACAAGATTTAGGATCTATTACTAGCTTTTTAAGTAAAGGTAAAGACATATATGATATGATTAATTTCTTGTTTGATGATATGGATTTAAAAATATTAGAAGAGATTGAACCTAAGTATAGTTGTGACTGTTCAAGAGAAAGAATAGAAAGAGCATTGATTAGTATAGGGGAAAAAGATTTAAAAGAGATATATGAAGAAGGTAAATCAGAAGAAATAGTATGTCATTTTTGTGGAGAACATTATGAATTCACCCATGAACAAATAGGAGAAATATTAGAAAACTTAAAGAAATAA
- the dapA gene encoding 4-hydroxy-tetrahydrodipicolinate synthase: MTLFKGSGVALITPFKNGKVNFQKLKEILNWHVESGTDAIIICGTTGEASTMTEEERKETIKFTVDVINHRIPVIAGTGSNNTSSAINMSKWAESIGVDGVLVITPYYNKTTQKGILQHFKAINDAINVPIILYNVPSRTGLNITPNTLLKLCHLKNVVAIKEASGDFSQIAAMKALCGDKIDFYSGNDDQIIPLLSLGGAGVISVAANIYPTEVHNMCDLYMNGKHEQALKLQLDMLNVINALFIETNPIPIKTAMNLMEMNVGNLRLPLCDMEDSNLKILKDALENYKSLLKED, encoded by the coding sequence ATGACTTTATTCAAAGGTTCTGGAGTTGCTCTAATTACTCCTTTTAAAAATGGCAAAGTAAATTTTCAAAAATTAAAGGAAATTCTCAATTGGCATGTTGAATCTGGTACTGACGCAATCATAATTTGTGGTACTACTGGTGAAGCTTCAACTATGACTGAAGAAGAAAGAAAAGAAACAATAAAATTCACTGTTGATGTTATAAATCATAGAATACCTGTAATTGCAGGTACAGGCAGCAATAATACATCTTCTGCTATAAACATGAGTAAATGGGCAGAAAGTATAGGTGTAGATGGAGTACTTGTAATAACTCCCTACTATAACAAAACAACTCAAAAGGGAATTTTACAACATTTTAAAGCTATTAATGACGCTATTAATGTTCCAATTATATTGTACAACGTTCCTTCAAGAACTGGACTTAATATAACTCCAAATACTCTTTTAAAATTATGCCACTTAAAAAATGTTGTAGCTATTAAAGAAGCTAGTGGTGATTTTTCTCAAATAGCTGCAATGAAAGCTCTATGTGGAGATAAAATTGACTTTTATTCAGGAAATGATGATCAAATCATACCTCTTCTTTCACTTGGAGGAGCAGGTGTAATATCTGTTGCTGCAAATATATATCCAACTGAAGTTCATAATATGTGTGATCTTTATATGAACGGAAAACACGAACAAGCTTTAAAATTACAATTAGATATGTTAAATGTAATTAACGCTTTATTTATAGAAACAAATCCTATTCCAATTAAAACAGCTATGAACTTAATGGAAATGAATGTAGGTAATTTAAGACTTCCATTATGTGATATGGAAGACAGTAATCTAAAAATATTAAAGGATGCTTTAGAAAATTACAAAAGTTTATTAAAGGAGGACTAG
- a CDS encoding small, acid-soluble spore protein, alpha/beta type has translation MGRTPLKKVIKSKLKSNTELTELEKLRERVKYEIAEELGLKDKVDKEGWGGLTAEETGRIGGIMTKRKRTLKIPKNEEIQEIDERI, from the coding sequence ATGGGGAGAACACCTTTGAAAAAAGTTATAAAATCAAAATTGAAATCCAATACAGAATTAACAGAATTAGAGAAGCTAAGAGAAAGAGTGAAATATGAAATAGCAGAAGAACTTGGATTAAAGGATAAGGTGGATAAAGAAGGATGGGGAGGACTTACAGCAGAGGAAACTGGTCGAATTGGAGGAATTATGACTAAAAGAAAAAGAACTTTAAAAATTCCTAAAAATGAAGAAATACAAGAAATAGATGAGAGAATATAG
- a CDS encoding ABC transporter ATP-binding protein: MNSNNINKNNNENLVEVKNLKKYFKVGKNAILKAVDDVSFNIKKGETLGLVGESGCGKTTCGRTVLGLYSATEGEVLFEGVNIHGLKGKDKRDFTKHAQIIFQDPYASLDPRMTVGDIIAEGIDIHALYTGQERTDKIYKLLNLVGLNKEHASRFPHEFSGGQRQRIGIARALAVEPKFIVCDEPISALDVSIQAQVVNLLIELQRKFNLTYLFIAHDLSMVKHISDRVGVMYLGNMVELADSQKLYSKPLHPYTQALLSAIPFPDPEAEKSRNRIMLEGEVPSPINPKPGCRFAARCKYATDECTKNRPEFIEMEPGHFVACHLVKPSK, translated from the coding sequence ATGAATAGTAATAATATAAATAAGAATAATAATGAAAATTTAGTAGAAGTTAAGAACTTAAAGAAATATTTTAAAGTAGGGAAAAATGCTATATTAAAAGCAGTAGATGATGTAAGTTTTAATATAAAAAAAGGTGAAACTTTAGGTTTAGTTGGAGAATCAGGATGTGGAAAGACTACTTGTGGCAGAACTGTACTTGGACTTTATTCTGCAACAGAGGGTGAAGTTTTATTTGAAGGTGTAAATATCCATGGACTAAAAGGAAAAGATAAAAGAGACTTTACAAAACATGCTCAAATAATATTTCAAGATCCATATGCTTCATTAGATCCTAGAATGACAGTAGGAGATATAATAGCAGAAGGAATAGATATTCATGCATTATATACTGGTCAAGAAAGAACAGATAAGATTTATAAGTTACTTAATCTTGTAGGATTAAATAAAGAACATGCGTCAAGATTTCCACATGAATTTTCAGGGGGTCAAAGACAAAGAATAGGTATAGCAAGAGCTCTTGCTGTTGAACCTAAATTTATAGTTTGTGATGAGCCTATTTCAGCTTTAGATGTTTCTATACAAGCTCAAGTAGTAAATTTACTTATTGAACTTCAAAGAAAATTTAATTTAACGTATTTATTTATAGCACATGATTTATCTATGGTTAAGCATATTTCAGATAGAGTAGGTGTTATGTATTTGGGAAATATGGTAGAGCTTGCTGATAGTCAAAAATTATATTCAAAACCACTTCATCCATATACTCAAGCGTTACTTTCAGCTATACCATTTCCAGATCCAGAAGCTGAAAAATCAAGGAATAGAATAATGTTAGAAGGTGAAGTACCTAGTCCAATAAATCCCAAACCAGGATGTAGATTTGCAGCAAGATGTAAATACGCTACAGATGAATGTACAAAGAATAGACCAGAGTTTATAGAAATGGAACCAGGACATTTTGTTGCATGTCATTTGGTGAAACCATCTAAATAA
- a CDS encoding aspartate-semialdehyde dehydrogenase: MQYNVAVVGATGMVGNKFIEVLAQRNFPIKNLYLFASKKSAGKVLKFKDKDIIVEELKEDNIKNKQIDFALFSAGGSVSLEYAPIFAKYNAVVIDNSSAWRMNPDIPLVVPEVNPEDIKLHKGIIANPNCSTIQAVVALKPLYDKYGIKRVVYSTYQAVSGAGVGGFNDLKNGYNGEAPKKFPHPITGNILPHIDDFLDNGYTKEEMKMINETKKIFHDDNLKITATTARVPVFYGHSESINVELEQPFEIEDIFNLYQNADGVVLKDDVKNLVYPLPIDVEGHDEVYIGRIRRDFSLDNGLNLWVVADNIRKGAASNAIQIAEKIISMK, translated from the coding sequence ATGCAATACAATGTTGCCGTAGTAGGGGCTACTGGTATGGTAGGAAATAAATTTATTGAAGTTTTAGCCCAAAGGAATTTTCCAATAAAAAACCTTTATTTATTCGCTTCTAAAAAATCTGCTGGAAAGGTCCTTAAATTCAAGGATAAAGATATTATAGTTGAAGAACTTAAAGAAGATAATATAAAAAATAAGCAAATAGATTTTGCTTTATTTTCAGCTGGTGGATCTGTAAGTCTTGAATACGCTCCAATTTTTGCAAAATATAATGCAGTAGTTATTGATAATAGTAGTGCTTGGAGAATGAATCCTGATATACCTTTAGTTGTACCTGAGGTTAATCCTGAAGATATAAAATTACACAAAGGTATAATTGCAAATCCAAACTGCTCTACAATTCAAGCTGTAGTAGCTTTAAAACCTCTTTACGATAAGTATGGAATAAAAAGAGTTGTTTATTCTACTTATCAAGCAGTTTCAGGTGCTGGTGTTGGAGGATTTAACGACTTAAAAAATGGCTATAATGGAGAAGCTCCAAAAAAATTTCCACATCCTATAACTGGAAACATTTTGCCTCATATTGATGATTTCTTAGATAATGGTTATACAAAAGAAGAAATGAAAATGATTAATGAAACAAAAAAGATTTTCCATGATGATAACTTAAAAATAACTGCAACAACAGCTAGAGTTCCTGTATTTTATGGACATAGTGAAAGCATAAACGTAGAGTTAGAACAACCTTTCGAAATAGAAGACATTTTTAATTTATACCAAAACGCTGATGGAGTAGTTTTAAAAGACGATGTTAAAAATCTAGTATACCCTCTTCCAATAGACGTTGAAGGTCATGATGAAGTATATATCGGAAGAATACGTCGTGACTTTAGTCTAGATAACGGATTAAATCTTTGGGTAGTAGCTGATAATATAAGAAAAGGTGCAGCTTCTAACGCTATTCAAATTGCAGAAAAAATAATTTCAATGAAATAA
- the dapB gene encoding 4-hydroxy-tetrahydrodipicolinate reductase gives MTKIILSGCLGKMGRMISQNVSNFSNLEIIAGIDKLQDSTCEYPIFNNISECNLKADVVLDFSRPDALDSLIEYCKNKNLPLVLCTTGYTEDQLIKIHETSKVLPIFHSANMSIGINLINNILKDISAMLYENYDIELIEKHHNQKVDAPSGTALLLANTIKNAIPSETVFNKGRDGIAKREKNEIGIHAIRGGSIVGEHEILFAGAGETIELKHTASSRDVFAIGALKACQYMAGKGTGLYSMDDVIKSKS, from the coding sequence ATGACAAAAATCATTTTAAGCGGCTGTTTAGGTAAAATGGGAAGAATGATTTCTCAGAATGTATCTAACTTCTCAAACCTAGAAATAATAGCAGGAATTGATAAATTACAAGATAGCACTTGTGAATATCCTATTTTTAATAATATTTCAGAATGCAATTTAAAGGCTGATGTTGTTCTAGATTTTTCTAGACCAGACGCTTTAGATTCTTTAATAGAATATTGTAAGAATAAAAATCTTCCACTTGTACTATGTACTACTGGTTATACAGAAGATCAATTAATAAAAATTCATGAAACAAGCAAAGTTTTACCTATATTTCATTCAGCAAATATGTCCATCGGAATAAACTTAATAAATAATATTCTCAAAGATATAAGTGCTATGCTTTATGAAAATTATGATATAGAACTTATAGAAAAACATCACAATCAAAAAGTAGATGCTCCAAGTGGAACTGCTTTGCTTTTAGCAAATACTATAAAAAATGCAATACCATCTGAAACAGTATTTAATAAAGGAAGAGATGGCATTGCAAAAAGAGAGAAAAACGAAATAGGAATACATGCTATTCGTGGAGGTTCTATTGTTGGAGAACACGAAATCTTATTTGCAGGAGCTGGAGAAACTATAGAATTAAAACACACAGCATCTTCAAGAGACGTATTTGCAATAGGAGCTTTAAAAGCTTGCCAATACATGGCTGGTAAAGGCACTGGATTATACTCAATGGATGATGTTATAAAATCAAAATCCTAG